In Finegoldia magna ATCC 53516, a genomic segment contains:
- a CDS encoding alpha/beta hydrolase yields the protein MSLTYKIASEIVRLLGIKKMFLKNKEEMLEYAKSENAKLVFDLEKAKERATRKNYYLSDRDVMGHRLISYQKNQIHSKGAVLYLFGGGMITQPDKLDFVLSERIMEQTGKDVWFLFYPLCSENVKIDKTYEVCFETYRLMTESYKTENISVLGFSSGACLSLGIFLHNNALGRPLPMPGKIISVSPGGIFDVTVDENKEIWEKLEELNYKDVMIDPTYIKTAREIAKGDKDIPEYMLDGTVGDFTDFPKIYYYYGENECLYAFAQTFKKAMEKYHVPYEIIVGKRMCHCYPLVRFFREGREAQDEIIELLGQ from the coding sequence ATGAGTTTGACTTATAAAATTGCATCGGAAATTGTAAGACTTCTCGGAATCAAGAAAATGTTTTTAAAGAACAAAGAAGAGATGCTTGAGTATGCAAAAAGTGAAAATGCAAAATTAGTATTTGATTTAGAAAAGGCTAAGGAAAGGGCTACGAGAAAAAATTATTATCTTTCTGATAGAGATGTTATGGGACACAGACTGATTTCATATCAAAAAAATCAAATTCATTCAAAAGGTGCAGTTCTTTATCTATTTGGCGGAGGAATGATTACACAACCGGACAAATTGGACTTTGTTTTGTCGGAAAGAATAATGGAACAAACCGGCAAAGATGTTTGGTTTTTGTTTTATCCACTTTGTTCAGAAAATGTAAAAATCGATAAGACATACGAAGTTTGTTTTGAAACTTATAGGCTGATGACAGAAAGTTACAAGACAGAAAACATCAGCGTACTTGGATTTTCGTCAGGTGCTTGTCTATCACTTGGGATTTTTCTACATAATAATGCTTTAGGAAGACCACTTCCAATGCCGGGCAAAATCATTTCAGTTTCTCCGGGAGGAATTTTCGATGTAACTGTCGATGAAAACAAAGAAATTTGGGAGAAATTAGAAGAACTTAACTACAAGGACGTAATGATTGATCCGACATACATTAAAACTGCAAGAGAAATCGCAAAAGGAGATAAAGACATACCTGAATATATGCTAGACGGAACTGTAGGAGATTTTACCGACTTTCCGAAAATCTATTATTATTACGGCGAAAATGAATGTCTCTATGCCTTTGCGCAAACCTTTAAAAAAGCAATGGAAAAATACCACGTTCCATACGAAATTATTGTCGGAAAAAGAATGTGCCACTGCTATCCATTGGTGAGATTTTTTAGAGAAGGAAGAGAAGCACAGGATGAGATTATTGAATTGTTAGGACAATAA
- a CDS encoding L-2-amino-thiazoline-4-carboxylic acid hydrolase: MKYHSFYFYQFQHPMKKVLVEKYGREYAKNILKKSKKIYRKLVEEADDIGDDNPMAYNEMFALVFVAPYLASEKEIPPETIQEMMRRSLYFVKWFFSLTNLNTKRGKEANKKNIVKYYKWYTEEKEKLYPTSFKVDFKGEPYEGACYYRITRCPICTYTKKLGVHELMPLFCELDEVMISLQHGVLHRKGTIASGADCCDYFITGDRE; encoded by the coding sequence AAATATGGAAGGGAGTATGCCAAGAATATCCTCAAAAAAAGCAAAAAAATTTATCGAAAACTAGTAGAAGAAGCAGATGATATCGGAGATGATAATCCAATGGCATACAATGAGATGTTCGCTCTTGTATTTGTTGCACCATATTTAGCAAGCGAAAAAGAAATTCCTCCAGAGACTATCCAGGAAATGATGCGTCGCTCTCTGTATTTTGTCAAATGGTTTTTTTCATTAACTAATCTAAATACTAAGAGAGGAAAAGAAGCCAATAAGAAAAATATAGTTAAGTATTATAAATGGTATACAGAAGAAAAAGAAAAACTCTATCCAACATCATTTAAGGTCGATTTTAAGGGAGAACCATATGAGGGCGCTTGTTATTACAGAATTACTCGTTGCCCTATTTGCACATACACTAAAAAGCTTGGGGTACATGAATTAATGCCGCTATTCTGTGAATTGGATGAGGTTATGATAAGTCTTCAACATGGAGTTTTACATAGAAAAGGCACTATAGCAAGTGGAGCAGATTGTTGTGATTATTTTATTACAGGTGATAGAGAATGA